The Ranitomeya variabilis isolate aRanVar5 chromosome 7, aRanVar5.hap1, whole genome shotgun sequence genome includes a window with the following:
- the GNG13 gene encoding guanine nucleotide-binding protein G(I)/G(S)/G(O) subunit gamma-13, with protein MDEMDVPQMKKEVESLKYQLAYKREMSSKSIPELLKWIEEGVPNDPFLNPELMKNNPWVERGKCSIL; from the exons ATGGATGAGATGGACGTGCCCCAGATGAAGAAGGAGGTGGAGAGTCTGAAGTACCAGCTGGCCTACAAGAGAGAGATGTCTTCCAAGTCCATACCTGA GTTACTGAAGTGGATAGAAGAGGGGGTGCCCAATGACCCGTTCCTGAACCCCGAGCTGATGAAGAACAACCCGTGGGTGGAGAGAGGAAAGTGCAGCATCCTGTGA